Proteins from a genomic interval of Gopherus evgoodei ecotype Sinaloan lineage chromosome 7, rGopEvg1_v1.p, whole genome shotgun sequence:
- the GP9 gene encoding platelet glycoprotein IX produces the protein MMIGLLFQKMDEAIRNHGQYPHLTGTIFKTRQSFVSSSTADLQSLTTQTRERIEHSHTQSENITTMKIPAAAGFVTLMLFSLVHAEICPLSCTCKPLGEMKGWLVDCSSKGLKEVPDLPVSTRKLYLQNNSMTTVRTGAFDNLHNLEEMNVSDNPWNCDCDILYLKLWLEDFSESSIANIICATPASNERKPLSQLTGNELDNCWKSLPIKCLNFFWRDLALITFAVIVLILTSCALRFSKRLAYQVTTRDYYSAAPLLRKHNLENYMSQ, from the exons ATGATGATTGGTTTGCTGTTCCAAAAGATGGATGAAGCAATAAGGAATCATGGCCAGTATCCTCACCTGACAGGCACT ATCTTTAAAACCCGACAAAGTTTTGTTTCATCCAGCACTGCAGATCTTCAAAGCCTTACTACGCAAACAAGGGAAAGGATCGAACACt cacacacacagag TGAAAACATAACCACCATGAAGATCCCCGCTGCTGCAGGATTTGTTACATTAATGCTGTTCTCTTTAGTCCATGCGGAAATCTGCCCTCTGTCCTGCACCTGTAAGCCACTTGGAGAAATGAAGGGTTGGCTAGTAGACTGCAGCTCAAAGGGACTAAAGGAAGTGCCTGACCTGCCTGTCAGCACCAGGAAACTTTATCTACAGAATAACAGCATGACCACAGTTCGTACTGGTGCATTTGACAACTTACATAACCTAGAGGAAATGAATGTGTCCGACAATCCCTGGAATTGTGACTGTGACATTCTGTATCTCAAACTCTGGCTGGAGGACTTCTCCGAATCTTCTATTGCTAACATCATCTGTGCAACCCCAGCTTCCAATGAGAGGAAGCCTTTGAGCCAGTTGACTGGGAATGAACTGGACAACTGCTGGAAATCCCTCCCAATTAAATGCCTCAATTTCTTTTGGCGAGATCTCGCTTTGATCACTTTTGCAGTAATTGTACTTATTTTAACATCATGTGCTCTGAGGTTCTCCAAAAGGCTAGCCTACCAGGTTACCACAAGAGATTATTATTCTGCTGCCCCGCTGCTGCGGAAGCATAACCTAGAAAATTACATGTCACAGTGA